The Temnothorax longispinosus isolate EJ_2023e chromosome 4, Tlon_JGU_v1, whole genome shotgun sequence genome has a window encoding:
- the LOC139811736 gene encoding MYG1 exonuclease-like isoform X2, with protein MSVKSIVRIGIHDGDFYCSEVLACALLKLLPQFKDASIVRSGDKSVLDTCDIVVDVGGEYDPSRHRYDHNIKDFKESVNTIIRKPGYDSTVELTSAGLIYCHFGHKILRNVLSDVTEGRVIDEMFKFIYNKLIKEIDAIDNNEQMYLSCTDLSARIHRLNFSLNSQEKEKQFEKAVALARKEFLEIVQDVKNVHLPSMDIVRHAVESRFEVDPSGEIITLSKFLLYEEYLFKLEKEINISPSIKRCMGSHKTKDGAISMAQEALKIGKTVQSGEK; from the exons ATGTCGGTAAAATCGATCGTGAGGATCGGCATACATGACGGTGATTTTTATTGCTCTGAGGTCCTTGCCTGCGCACTCTTAAAATTGCTACCACAATTTAAGGATGCATCTATAGTGAG atctgGAGATAAAAGTGTCTTAGATACCTGTGATATTGTGGTGGATGTTGGCGGAGAATATGATCCATCCAGGCATCGATATGATCATaacataaa aGATTTCAAAGAATCGGTGAATACCATCATAAGAAAACCAGGGTATGATTCGACAGTGGAACTAACCAGTGCAGGACTGATCTACTGCCATTTCGGTCATAAGATATTGAGGAATGTACTTTCAGACGTAACAGAGGGCAGAGTTATTGATGAAATgtttaagtttatttataacaagTTAATCAAGGAAATCGACGCTATAGATAATAATGAGCAAAT GTATCTATCATGTACTGATTTAAGTGCGCGCATACATAGACTAAATTTTTCGTTGAACAGCCAGGAAAAGGAGAAACAGTTTGAGAAAGCCGTGGCTTTGGCTCGAAaggaatttttagaaattgtaCAAGACGTGAAAAACGTTCACTTACCGTCAATGGACATCGTGCGACACGCTGTGGAAAGTCGATTCGAA GTCGATCCGAGCGGAGAGATAATAACATTGTCGAAATTTCTACTGTATGAAGAGTATCTGTTTAAACTGGAAAAGGAGATAAACATTTCGCCATCAATAaa GCGGTGCATGGGGAGTCACAAAACCAAGGACGGCGCAATAAGTATGGCGCAGGAAGCACTCAAGATTGGGAAAACTGTGCAAAGTGGAGAAAAATGA
- the LOC139811737 gene encoding uncharacterized protein has translation MRALIVLCAFCAIAAAKPAYSIYRVGVPLGPDGKVLDTPEVAQAKAAHLATQAYEAARNTLGYGYVPAIYAPAIYAPAITYGAPIGADGRVVDTPEVAQAKAAHLAAHAQEAAKTVGLVPYGALAYATSPAFYAYSYAPLGPDGRVIDTPEVAQAKAAHLVAHAQAAARSAD, from the exons ATGAGAGCTCTC attGTTCTATGCGCATTCTGCGCCATCGCGGCCGCAAAACCGGCCTACTCGATATATCGCGTCGGTGTACCGCTCGGACCGGACGGGAAAGTCCTGGACACGCCGGAGGTAGCGCAGGCGAAAGCGGCGCATCTCGCCACTCAGGCCTACGAGGCTGCCAGGAACACGCTCGGCTACGGATACGTGCCCGCCATTTATGCACCTGCGATCTATGCACCTGCGATTACGTACGGCGCGCCCATCGGCGCCGACGGTCGGGTGGTAGACACACCTGAGGTCGCCCAGGCCAAGGCTGCCCATCTCGCCGCTCACGCCCAA GAGGCAGCTAAGACCGTCGGGCTGGTTCCATACGGTGCTCTGGCATACGCCACTTCGCCTGCGTTCTACGCTTACAGTTACGCTCCACTTGGACCTGACGGCCGAGTAATCGACACTCCCGAAGTGGCCCAGGCTAAGGCCGCGCATTTGGTCGCACACGCGCAAGCAGCCGCCCGAAGTGCTGACTGA
- the LOC139811736 gene encoding MYG1 exonuclease-like isoform X1, with amino-acid sequence MSVKSIVRIGIHDGDFYCSEVLACALLKLLPQFKDASIVRSGDKSVLDTCDIVVDVGGEYDPSRHRYDHNIKDFKESVNTIIRKPGYDSTVELTSAGLIYCHFGHKILRNVLSDVTEGRVIDEMFKFIYNKLIKEIDAIDNNEQMYLSCTDLSARIHRLNFSLNSQEKEKQFEKAVALARKEFLEIVQDVKNVHLPSMDIVRHAVESRFEVDPSGEIITLSKFLLYEEYLFKLEKEINISPSIKYVILKNQESRDCFYWIECMPVALRSRMYRMLLPQAWGGLKSDALVKACGIEGALFVLPRRCMGSHKTKDGAISMAQEALKIGKTVQSGEK; translated from the exons ATGTCGGTAAAATCGATCGTGAGGATCGGCATACATGACGGTGATTTTTATTGCTCTGAGGTCCTTGCCTGCGCACTCTTAAAATTGCTACCACAATTTAAGGATGCATCTATAGTGAG atctgGAGATAAAAGTGTCTTAGATACCTGTGATATTGTGGTGGATGTTGGCGGAGAATATGATCCATCCAGGCATCGATATGATCATaacataaa aGATTTCAAAGAATCGGTGAATACCATCATAAGAAAACCAGGGTATGATTCGACAGTGGAACTAACCAGTGCAGGACTGATCTACTGCCATTTCGGTCATAAGATATTGAGGAATGTACTTTCAGACGTAACAGAGGGCAGAGTTATTGATGAAATgtttaagtttatttataacaagTTAATCAAGGAAATCGACGCTATAGATAATAATGAGCAAAT GTATCTATCATGTACTGATTTAAGTGCGCGCATACATAGACTAAATTTTTCGTTGAACAGCCAGGAAAAGGAGAAACAGTTTGAGAAAGCCGTGGCTTTGGCTCGAAaggaatttttagaaattgtaCAAGACGTGAAAAACGTTCACTTACCGTCAATGGACATCGTGCGACACGCTGTGGAAAGTCGATTCGAA GTCGATCCGAGCGGAGAGATAATAACATTGTCGAAATTTCTACTGTATGAAGAGTATCTGTTTAAACTGGAAAAGGAGATAAACATTTCGCCATCAATAaagtatgttattttaaagaatcaaGAGTCTAGAGACTGTTTTTATTGGATTGAGTGTATGCCAGTAGCGTTGAGAAGTCGCATGTACAGAATGTTACTCCCGCAAGCGTGGGGCGGTTTAAAGAGTGATGCTCTTGTAAAAGCCTGTGGAATTGAGGGCGCTTTATTTGTGCTTCCCAGGCGGTGCATGGGGAGTCACAAAACCAAGGACGGCGCAATAAGTATGGCGCAGGAAGCACTCAAGATTGGGAAAACTGTGCAAAGTGGAGAAAAATGA